A region of Streptomyces sp. NBC_01267 DNA encodes the following proteins:
- a CDS encoding MFS transporter translates to MEKRYMLRWYLAGATAARTGDEMSGPALLLAGFAATGSPSSASALLAGLTISAAVGGPLVGVLLDRSERPGRVLAGALALYAAALAVILESLGRVPVAVTVLIAACAGLLGPALSGGWTSQLPYAASRKSLPLAHALDAMTFSFASLVGPALAGLLAGSAGAPTGVALSAALICFALPAAWALPARRVTSTAAPVLTDLASGFRSLTHTRPLARATATSTLSCVGAGMLTACTPLLGERVLGDAGRGALLLSGIAVCALAANTVLARHPGLMRPDSVIRYSTLVLAAALLLASTGVPVLLIAAVVLTGAGEGPQLAALFAVRHREASDRLRAQIFTTGASLKLTGFAVGAALAGPLATWSLPGALLTAAGFQLLATLAFTVLTPADADR, encoded by the coding sequence ATGGAAAAGCGTTACATGCTGCGGTGGTACCTCGCCGGCGCGACAGCGGCCCGTACCGGTGACGAGATGTCCGGTCCCGCCCTGCTGCTGGCGGGCTTCGCCGCCACCGGATCACCCTCCTCGGCGTCCGCGCTCCTCGCCGGTCTCACGATCTCGGCGGCTGTCGGCGGCCCCCTCGTCGGCGTACTTCTCGACCGTTCCGAACGGCCGGGCCGGGTACTGGCCGGGGCGCTCGCCCTGTACGCGGCTGCCCTGGCCGTCATCCTCGAAAGCCTGGGCCGCGTCCCGGTCGCCGTCACCGTCCTGATCGCCGCGTGCGCGGGGCTGCTGGGCCCCGCGCTGTCCGGTGGCTGGACCTCCCAACTCCCCTACGCGGCAAGCCGCAAGTCGCTTCCTCTCGCCCATGCACTCGACGCGATGACCTTCAGTTTCGCGAGCCTGGTGGGCCCCGCGCTCGCCGGACTTCTCGCCGGGTCGGCCGGGGCGCCGACCGGGGTGGCCCTTTCCGCCGCGCTGATCTGTTTCGCGCTGCCCGCGGCCTGGGCGCTGCCCGCACGCCGCGTCACCTCGACGGCCGCCCCTGTCCTCACCGACCTCGCCTCCGGGTTCCGCTCCCTCACGCACACCCGGCCGCTGGCCCGCGCGACCGCCACCTCGACGCTCTCCTGCGTGGGCGCGGGCATGCTGACCGCCTGCACCCCGCTTCTCGGAGAGCGGGTACTCGGCGACGCGGGACGGGGCGCGCTGCTGCTGTCCGGCATCGCGGTCTGTGCCCTCGCAGCCAACACCGTGCTCGCCCGCCACCCCGGCCTCATGCGCCCGGACAGCGTCATCCGGTACAGCACCCTCGTCCTCGCCGCCGCGCTGCTGCTCGCCTCAACCGGCGTTCCTGTACTCCTCATTGCCGCCGTCGTACTGACCGGCGCGGGCGAAGGCCCCCAGCTCGCCGCGCTCTTCGCGGTACGGCACCGGGAAGCGTCCGACCGGTTGCGGGCCCAGATCTTCACCACGGGCGCCAGCCTGAAGCTCACCGGGTTCGCGGTGGGTGCGGCCCTCGCCGGACCGCTCGCCACCTGGTCACTGCCCGGCGCGCTCCTGACGGCCGCCGGATTCCAGCTCCTCGCCACGCTGGCCTTCACGGTGCTCACCCCGGCGGATGCCGACCGGTAG
- a CDS encoding YceI family protein: protein MALFNRKNDTVRAATTTLAVDPALAALSGTYTIDPAHSSIGFTVRHAMVTNVRGSFAEHEGTLQLDGSDPAKSSASIDIKIESIDTGIADRDGHLRSGDFFDAEQFPHMTFRSTRAEQLGGDTYRVVGDLTIKDVTKPLSIDLEFNGSATDVYGNQRVGFEGSAEILRSDWGLTWNAALETGGVMVSDKAKLNFDISAIKAA from the coding sequence ATGGCTCTGTTCAACCGCAAGAACGACACCGTCCGGGCCGCCACCACCACCCTCGCGGTGGACCCGGCCCTGGCCGCCCTGTCCGGCACCTACACGATCGACCCGGCGCACAGCAGCATCGGCTTCACCGTGCGTCATGCGATGGTCACCAACGTGCGCGGCTCCTTCGCCGAGCACGAGGGCACGCTGCAGCTGGACGGTTCGGACCCGGCGAAGTCCAGCGCCTCGATCGACATCAAGATCGAGAGCATCGACACCGGCATCGCCGACCGCGACGGCCACCTGCGCAGCGGCGACTTCTTCGACGCCGAGCAGTTCCCGCACATGACGTTCCGCTCGACGCGCGCCGAGCAGCTCGGCGGCGACACGTACCGCGTGGTCGGCGACCTGACCATCAAGGACGTCACCAAGCCGCTCTCCATCGACCTGGAGTTCAACGGCTCGGCCACCGACGTCTACGGCAACCAGCGGGTCGGCTTCGAGGGCAGCGCCGAGATCCTGCGCTCCGACTGGGGCCTGACCTGGAACGCGGCGCTGGAGACCGGTGGCGTCATGGTCAGCGACAAGGCCAAGCTGAACTTCGACATCTCGGCGATCAAGGCTGCCTGA
- a CDS encoding RICIN domain-containing protein: MRFRAVLSVAASAAAALAFATPAHAEGGAFLIRDARSGRCLTVEHGREGALGECSPAAAWRVIRRGGDEFQIAEVRGEDRCLRLAPVPIFPPFTDVARCGEGRDLWQIRRAHEGFVITSAHTDLNLTPRGDRVVAEPGSPAEWHLQPVD; this comes from the coding sequence ATGCGTTTCCGTGCTGTGCTGTCCGTCGCCGCTTCCGCCGCCGCGGCCCTGGCCTTCGCCACCCCCGCCCACGCCGAGGGCGGTGCCTTCCTCATTCGTGACGCACGGAGCGGCCGGTGTCTGACCGTCGAGCACGGGCGGGAGGGTGCGCTCGGGGAGTGCTCGCCCGCGGCGGCGTGGCGGGTCATCCGCCGCGGTGGCGATGAGTTCCAGATCGCCGAGGTCCGTGGCGAGGACCGCTGTCTGCGTCTCGCCCCGGTGCCGATCTTCCCGCCGTTCACCGATGTGGCCCGCTGTGGCGAAGGGCGCGACCTGTGGCAGATCCGCCGGGCCCACGAGGGCTTCGTCATCACCAGCGCACATACCGACCTCAACCTGACCCCGCGCGGTGACCGCGTGGTCGCCGAGCCCGGTTCGCCCGCCGAGTGGCACCTGCAGCCGGTCGACTGA
- a CDS encoding endo-alpha-N-acetylgalactosaminidase family protein — translation MSRRFRSVCALVAASSAVFALAGPVSSVSAAAPAAGGGADAVIGSAQLSVTVAKDFPRVVSYTDRGTGAQLLGSTQPVTSVTLNGKAYPVQVKGAPAVKAASAAYTLTFDALPGVEIDATLSVSGRATTFKVTAVRDTAAFRVGTIDIPGHDLVSVGSDEPGAATAFTRLDTDSTRTADVFGKVTDSTAADAAPVGASYAIVNTGQLAAAVESNSSYDKPSGATNGDAARFWHRAQKETDGSVRVGVWSGQWTYRGDGAAKPESGNDLPWAKVVVTPDANGDKKVDWQDGAVAFRSIGIEPKGGNQTPDRVITHIPFNFASQATHPFLRTLDDVKRISLATDGLGQLALLKGYQSEGHDSAHPDYGGNYNTRAGGLTDLNKLLKDGKKWGATFGAHINATEAYPVANHFDDSLVDKTAQGWNWLDQSYYIDQRHDINSGNLVDRLQQLRNETDPNLSLLYLDVYYTHGWIADKTAEAVGNQGWNMASEWGDKFERSSLWSHWANDLDYGGPTNKGLNSKIIRFIRNDEKDVWNNDPVLGQTAIQEFEGWTGETDWTKFYDNVWQRDLPAKYLQHQKITRWDGNDITFTGGVTGTVKDGKRAVYDHGRQVIDGTDYLIPWDGGKKLYHYNQTGGTTSWDVSGAGKYTVYKLTDNGRTKVGTVKPVHGKITLTADAGQPYVLYPDHAPSQADPKWGQDTLVKDPGFNDARLSDWQKTGTAVRDTDSQGRNSAALSGTGTAAVSQQLKGLKPGARYSASAWIEVQPGKSRRTTLSAGGASVAVERSTAKNLVDASDWHGTYFQRAAVNFTAPKNGATTFRIEAAKGSPATVRLDDVRVVANAPTVKAGTVAYEDFENVDQGWGPFLKGDAGGSTDPRTHIAQKHAPYTQAGWNGKAVDDVIGGGQSLKSHEENTGVVYRTAPWTVPMTDGHAYQVKFDYQSSDAGSYAWVDGYDRTSGSGAKSVETRSTPIGEQRTTGHFSENVTAGCGDTFTGLRKLDGAAAGADFVLDNFTVTDLGPASEQAACGTLSVDPAAQTLEPGAKNKVSVTFANDETTAATGVSVSLKLPEGWQAEPAGPVTFDSVAPGAEVTGVWQVTPPVDAAHQPYELSATGTYTVGGATRKLTAATSVTTLPPPPVKDTYASDLDWTSMENGWGPAEKDQENGEQAAGDGKPLTVNGVVFAKGLGTASPGTIRYYLGGQCTSFTAQVGQDASQGTRGSVQFIVSADGTEKVKSPVLKGADDAWSLTADVTGAKYVDLVTGDGGDGPGNDHADWGDARFHCGG, via the coding sequence ATGTCCCGAAGATTCAGATCGGTGTGCGCGCTCGTCGCCGCCTCCTCAGCCGTATTCGCCCTGGCCGGGCCCGTGTCGTCCGTCTCCGCCGCCGCCCCCGCGGCGGGCGGCGGCGCGGACGCCGTCATCGGCTCGGCCCAGCTCTCGGTCACCGTTGCCAAGGACTTTCCCCGCGTCGTCTCGTACACGGACCGGGGGACCGGAGCGCAGTTGCTCGGCAGTACGCAGCCGGTCACCTCCGTCACCCTGAACGGCAAGGCCTACCCCGTGCAGGTGAAGGGCGCTCCGGCCGTCAAGGCCGCGTCCGCCGCGTACACCCTCACCTTCGACGCGCTGCCCGGCGTCGAGATCGATGCCACCCTCTCGGTCTCCGGGCGGGCCACCACCTTCAAGGTGACGGCCGTCCGCGACACCGCGGCCTTCCGGGTCGGGACCATCGACATCCCCGGCCACGACCTGGTCTCCGTGGGGTCGGACGAGCCCGGCGCCGCCACCGCGTTCACCCGGCTCGACACCGACTCCACCCGCACCGCCGACGTGTTCGGCAAGGTCACCGACAGCACCGCGGCCGACGCCGCACCCGTCGGGGCCTCGTACGCCATCGTCAACACCGGGCAGCTGGCCGCCGCCGTCGAGTCCAACTCCTCGTACGACAAGCCGAGCGGCGCCACCAACGGTGACGCCGCCCGCTTCTGGCACCGTGCGCAGAAGGAGACCGACGGCAGTGTCCGCGTCGGCGTCTGGTCCGGCCAGTGGACCTACCGCGGGGACGGTGCCGCCAAGCCGGAGAGCGGGAACGACCTGCCCTGGGCGAAGGTCGTCGTCACCCCGGACGCCAACGGTGACAAGAAGGTCGACTGGCAGGACGGCGCCGTCGCGTTCCGCTCCATCGGCATCGAACCGAAGGGCGGGAACCAGACACCGGACCGGGTGATCACCCACATCCCGTTCAACTTCGCCAGCCAGGCCACCCACCCCTTCCTGCGCACGCTCGACGACGTCAAGCGCATCTCCCTCGCGACGGACGGCCTGGGCCAGCTCGCGCTGCTGAAGGGGTACCAGTCGGAGGGTCACGACTCGGCGCACCCGGACTACGGCGGCAACTACAACACCCGGGCCGGTGGCCTCACCGACCTCAACAAGCTGCTCAAGGACGGCAAGAAGTGGGGCGCGACCTTCGGCGCGCACATCAACGCCACCGAGGCGTACCCGGTCGCCAACCACTTCGACGACAGCCTCGTGGACAAGACCGCGCAGGGCTGGAACTGGCTGGACCAGAGCTACTACATCGACCAGCGCCACGACATCAACAGCGGCAACCTGGTCGACCGGCTCCAGCAGCTGAGGAACGAGACCGACCCCAACCTCTCCCTGCTCTACCTGGACGTCTACTACACGCACGGCTGGATCGCCGACAAGACGGCCGAGGCGGTGGGCAACCAGGGCTGGAACATGGCCTCCGAGTGGGGCGACAAGTTCGAGCGGAGTTCGCTCTGGTCGCACTGGGCCAATGACCTGGACTACGGCGGCCCCACCAACAAGGGCCTCAACTCGAAGATCATCCGGTTCATCCGGAACGACGAGAAGGACGTCTGGAACAACGACCCGGTGCTCGGTCAGACCGCCATCCAGGAGTTCGAGGGCTGGACCGGCGAGACCGACTGGACGAAGTTCTACGACAACGTCTGGCAGCGTGACCTCCCCGCCAAGTACCTCCAGCACCAGAAGATCACCCGCTGGGACGGCAACGACATCACCTTCACGGGCGGGGTGACCGGCACCGTCAAGGACGGCAAGCGGGCCGTGTACGACCACGGGCGGCAGGTCATCGACGGGACCGACTACCTGATTCCGTGGGACGGCGGCAAGAAGCTGTACCACTACAACCAGACCGGCGGCACGACCAGTTGGGACGTGTCGGGCGCCGGGAAGTACACCGTGTACAAGCTCACCGACAACGGCCGGACCAAGGTCGGCACGGTCAAGCCGGTGCACGGGAAGATCACCTTGACGGCGGACGCGGGTCAGCCGTACGTCCTCTACCCGGACCACGCCCCCAGCCAGGCCGACCCGAAGTGGGGTCAGGACACCCTGGTCAAGGACCCCGGTTTCAACGACGCGCGGCTGAGTGACTGGCAGAAGACCGGCACCGCGGTACGGGACACGGACAGTCAGGGACGCAACAGCGCCGCCCTGTCCGGCACCGGCACCGCCGCCGTCTCCCAGCAGCTCAAGGGCCTCAAGCCGGGCGCCCGTTACTCCGCCTCCGCCTGGATCGAGGTCCAGCCGGGCAAGTCGCGACGTACGACACTCTCGGCGGGCGGCGCGTCGGTGGCCGTCGAACGCTCCACCGCGAAGAACCTGGTCGACGCCTCCGACTGGCACGGCACCTACTTCCAGCGGGCCGCGGTGAACTTCACCGCCCCGAAGAACGGCGCCACGACCTTCCGCATCGAGGCGGCGAAGGGCTCACCGGCCACGGTCAGGCTCGATGACGTCCGGGTGGTGGCCAACGCGCCCACCGTCAAGGCGGGCACGGTCGCGTACGAGGACTTCGAGAACGTCGACCAGGGCTGGGGCCCCTTCCTCAAGGGCGACGCGGGCGGCTCCACGGACCCCCGTACGCACATCGCGCAGAAGCACGCGCCGTACACGCAGGCGGGCTGGAACGGCAAGGCCGTCGACGACGTGATCGGGGGCGGCCAGTCGCTGAAGTCCCACGAGGAGAACACCGGCGTCGTCTACCGGACGGCGCCGTGGACCGTACCGATGACCGACGGCCACGCGTACCAGGTGAAGTTCGACTACCAGTCGAGCGACGCGGGCTCCTACGCCTGGGTCGACGGCTACGACCGCACGTCGGGCTCCGGGGCGAAATCGGTGGAGACCCGGTCCACCCCGATCGGCGAGCAGCGCACCACCGGTCACTTCAGCGAGAACGTCACGGCGGGCTGCGGCGACACCTTCACCGGGCTGCGCAAGCTCGACGGAGCCGCCGCGGGAGCCGACTTCGTCCTGGACAACTTCACCGTCACCGACCTCGGCCCGGCGAGCGAGCAGGCGGCCTGCGGCACGCTCTCCGTGGACCCGGCCGCGCAGACCCTGGAGCCGGGCGCCAAGAACAAGGTCTCGGTGACCTTCGCCAACGACGAGACGACCGCGGCGACCGGCGTCTCGGTGAGCCTGAAGCTCCCCGAGGGCTGGCAGGCGGAGCCCGCGGGCCCCGTCACCTTCGACTCGGTCGCACCGGGCGCCGAGGTCACGGGCGTCTGGCAGGTCACCCCGCCGGTGGACGCCGCGCACCAGCCGTACGAGCTGAGCGCGACGGGCACCTACACGGTCGGCGGCGCCACCAGGAAGCTCACGGCGGCCACCTCGGTCACCACGCTCCCGCCGCCGCCGGTCAAGGACACCTACGCGAGCGATCTCGACTGGACGTCCATGGAGAACGGCTGGGGACCCGCCGAGAAGGACCAGGAGAACGGCGAGCAGGCCGCCGGTGACGGCAAGCCGCTGACCGTCAACGGTGTGGTCTTCGCCAAGGGTCTCGGCACCGCGTCGCCCGGCACGATCCGCTACTACCTCGGCGGTCAGTGCACCTCCTTCACCGCCCAGGTGGGCCAGGACGCCTCGCAGGGGACCCGTGGCAGCGTCCAGTTCATCGTGTCCGCCGACGGCACGGAGAAGGTGAAGTCGCCGGTCCTCAAGGGCGCCGACGACGCCTGGTCGCTGACGGCCGACGTGACCGGCGCCAAGTACGTCGATCTGGTGACCGGCGACGGTGGCGACGGCCCCGGCAACGATCACGCGGACTGGGGTGACGCCCGCTTCCACTGCGGAGGCTGA
- a CDS encoding CGNR zinc finger domain-containing protein produces the protein MLTPNATTERTAALINVLNDEKATPDQVAEVLRAHGESGELALSEGDMTDLRRAARALREVFEAADTDGAAAAVNRLLCRSTGRLRLTSHHGSTPWHPHLDRDDDAPWGEWFLASSCLALAVRIWDRQRPPGGVCASPSCGNVFVVEGSGPARRYCSRRCATRERVAAHRRKSGTGLRQP, from the coding sequence GTGCTCACCCCGAACGCCACCACTGAGCGGACCGCAGCGCTCATCAATGTCCTGAACGACGAGAAGGCGACCCCTGATCAGGTCGCCGAGGTGCTGCGCGCACATGGTGAGTCCGGTGAACTGGCTCTGTCTGAGGGGGATATGACGGACCTGCGGCGCGCCGCACGGGCGCTGCGGGAGGTCTTCGAGGCCGCCGACACGGACGGTGCGGCAGCTGCCGTCAACCGCCTCCTGTGCCGCAGCACCGGCAGGCTCCGGCTCACCTCGCACCACGGCAGTACGCCCTGGCACCCCCACCTGGACCGCGACGACGACGCCCCCTGGGGCGAGTGGTTCCTCGCCTCGTCCTGCCTGGCGCTGGCTGTCCGCATCTGGGACCGCCAGCGCCCACCGGGCGGGGTCTGCGCTTCGCCGAGCTGCGGCAACGTCTTCGTGGTGGAGGGGAGCGGACCTGCCCGCCGGTACTGCTCACGCCGATGTGCCACCCGCGAACGCGTGGCGGCCCATCGGCGGAAGAGCGGTACCGGTCTCAGGCAGCCTTGA
- a CDS encoding acyl-CoA carboxylase subunit beta, producing MTVLDETVGEPTDARGRVAELLALREQARRGPSERATEAQHAKGKLTARERIELLVDPGSFREVEQLRRHRATGFGLEAKKPYTDGVITGWGTVDGRTVFVYAHDFRIFGGALGEAHATKIHKIMDMAISAGAPLVSLNDGAGARIQEGVSALAGYGGIFQRNTKASGVIPQISVMLGPCAGGAAYSPALTDFVFMVRETSQMFITGPDVVRAVTGEEITQNGLGGADVHAETSGVAHFAYDDEETCIAEVRYLISMLPSNNRENPPSHPSEDPADRRSEVLLDLVPADGNRPYDMHKVIEELVDDGDYLEIHERWARNIICALARMDGQVVGIVANQPQSLAGVLDIEASEKAARFVQMCDAFNIPIITLLDVPGFLPGVDQEHGGIIRHGAKLLYAYCNATVPRISLILRKAYGGAYIVMDSQSIGADLTYAWPTNEIAVMGAEGAANVIFRKQIAEAEDPDAMRARMVKEYKAELMHPYYAAERGLVDDVIDPAETREVLIASLAMLRTKHADLPSRKHGNPPQ from the coding sequence ATGACCGTTTTGGACGAGACCGTGGGTGAGCCCACCGACGCGCGTGGCCGGGTGGCCGAGCTGCTGGCGCTGCGTGAGCAGGCGCGGCGCGGACCGAGTGAGCGCGCGACCGAGGCCCAGCACGCGAAGGGCAAGCTGACGGCGCGCGAGCGCATCGAGCTGCTGGTGGACCCGGGCTCGTTCAGGGAGGTCGAGCAGCTGCGGCGGCACCGGGCGACCGGGTTCGGCCTTGAGGCGAAGAAGCCGTACACCGACGGTGTCATCACCGGGTGGGGCACGGTCGACGGCCGGACGGTCTTCGTCTATGCGCACGACTTCCGGATCTTCGGCGGCGCGCTGGGCGAGGCGCACGCCACGAAGATCCACAAGATCATGGACATGGCGATCTCGGCGGGTGCGCCGCTGGTGTCGCTGAACGACGGTGCGGGCGCCCGTATCCAGGAGGGTGTCTCGGCGCTCGCCGGGTACGGCGGCATCTTCCAGCGCAACACCAAGGCGTCCGGGGTCATCCCGCAGATCTCGGTGATGCTCGGCCCGTGCGCGGGCGGCGCGGCGTACTCGCCCGCCCTGACCGACTTCGTCTTCATGGTCCGTGAGACCTCCCAGATGTTCATCACCGGACCGGACGTGGTCCGCGCGGTGACCGGTGAGGAGATCACCCAGAACGGGCTCGGCGGCGCCGACGTGCACGCCGAGACCTCCGGCGTCGCGCACTTCGCGTACGACGACGAGGAGACCTGCATCGCCGAGGTCCGCTACCTCATCTCGATGCTCCCCTCGAACAACCGTGAGAACCCGCCGTCGCACCCCAGCGAGGACCCGGCCGACCGGCGTTCCGAGGTTCTGCTCGACCTGGTGCCCGCGGACGGCAACCGCCCGTACGACATGCACAAGGTCATCGAGGAGCTCGTCGACGACGGCGACTACCTGGAGATCCACGAGCGCTGGGCCCGCAACATCATCTGCGCCCTCGCCCGGATGGACGGACAGGTCGTCGGCATCGTCGCCAACCAGCCGCAGTCCCTGGCGGGTGTGCTGGACATCGAGGCGTCCGAGAAGGCCGCGCGCTTCGTGCAGATGTGTGACGCTTTCAATATCCCGATCATCACGCTGCTCGACGTGCCCGGCTTCCTGCCGGGTGTGGACCAGGAGCACGGTGGCATCATCCGGCACGGGGCGAAGCTGCTCTACGCGTACTGCAACGCGACCGTGCCGCGGATCTCGCTGATCCTGCGCAAGGCCTACGGGGGTGCGTACATCGTCATGGACTCCCAGTCCATCGGCGCCGACCTCACCTACGCCTGGCCCACCAACGAGATCGCGGTGATGGGCGCCGAGGGCGCGGCCAACGTCATCTTCCGCAAGCAGATCGCCGAGGCCGAGGACCCCGACGCCATGCGTGCCCGCATGGTCAAGGAGTACAAGGCCGAGCTGATGCACCCCTACTACGCCGCGGAGCGCGGGCTGGTCGACGACGTCATCGACCCGGCCGAGACCCGTGAAGTGCTCATCGCCTCGCTCGCGATGCTGCGGACCAAGCACGCCGATCTGCCCTCGCGCAAGCACGGCAACCCGCCTCAGTAA
- a CDS encoding polysaccharide lyase 8 family protein yields the protein MPLLPPWSRRTFLATAGASALTLTAVPYAAAAPGTTATGTTAPAAAAGGDEFATLRGRWLDLALGTGYDATTEPYATRLKQTGTMAAGFRASMAPAATSLWADCPFDPPAGITQSYSRLWTMTQAYLQDGTGLTGDAGLLADVISGIDHVSAKVYHAGTTPYGNWWEWQIGSPRLLMDLVAALYDHLTEAQIQAACAAVDHFIPDAVLADYSGTSTGANRVDLCRSVAMRGVNGRSAEKIALARDALSPVFPYVTEGDGLHADGSFIQHTTIAYSGTYGQVMLDGLGRLFTLLAGSTWDVTDPNRQIILDSVEHAYAPVIYNGLAMDSVNGRAVSRGYLKGDDAHVMRSDHFHGNGLIAAMAVIAGGAPDEERLRWQGMIKGWIRRNTVTPPLTAPQFGVADLSRLQAVADAPVKAAPEPVAHALFASMDRAVHRRPGWAANLSMSSERISYYECGNGENPHGWHTGAGMLYWWPGEQANDQYTDWFWPTVDPYRMPGTTVSTKRLADNAGGEWGAAKPAVQWVGGASDGEFAAVGQHVKGLNSTLEARKSWFCVADTVICLGAGITATDGVPVETVVDNRNLGAGGKGAFTLDERRRPKWAHLAGHGGWVFPGGTDALHTLREARTGSWNDINTTSSTEQQTRTFQTLWLDHGKDPSDASYAYLLMPGASRRTLAARADDHGWLEVLANTAARQAVAVRSLGLTAANFWQAGTVGPLTASAPASVLVRRKQRTATLHISEPPRTGQPVEITWKQPVRRVTAADPSVQVLSTGRSLRLRITPGTVGATHTCQVTLG from the coding sequence GTGCCCCTGTTGCCCCCTTGGTCCCGCCGTACCTTCCTCGCCACCGCGGGCGCGAGTGCGCTGACCCTCACCGCCGTGCCGTACGCCGCCGCCGCACCGGGCACCACCGCGACCGGGACCACGGCGCCGGCCGCTGCCGCGGGCGGCGACGAGTTCGCCACGTTGCGCGGACGCTGGCTGGACCTCGCGCTCGGCACCGGCTACGACGCGACCACCGAGCCCTACGCCACCCGGCTCAAGCAGACGGGCACCATGGCCGCCGGCTTCCGCGCCTCGATGGCCCCCGCCGCGACGTCCCTCTGGGCGGACTGCCCGTTCGACCCGCCGGCCGGGATCACCCAGAGCTACTCGCGGCTCTGGACGATGACGCAGGCCTACCTCCAGGACGGCACCGGACTCACCGGCGACGCGGGCCTGCTCGCCGATGTGATCAGCGGCATCGACCACGTCTCGGCGAAGGTCTACCACGCGGGAACCACCCCCTACGGCAACTGGTGGGAGTGGCAGATCGGCAGCCCGCGCCTGCTCATGGACCTGGTCGCCGCGCTGTACGACCACCTCACCGAGGCGCAGATCCAGGCGGCGTGCGCCGCCGTCGACCATTTCATTCCGGACGCCGTCCTCGCCGACTACTCCGGCACGTCGACCGGCGCCAACCGGGTCGACCTCTGCCGTTCGGTCGCCATGCGCGGGGTCAACGGCCGTTCCGCCGAGAAGATCGCGCTCGCCAGGGACGCCCTCTCGCCGGTGTTCCCGTACGTCACCGAGGGCGACGGCCTGCACGCCGACGGCTCGTTCATCCAGCACACCACGATCGCCTACTCGGGTACGTACGGACAGGTCATGCTCGACGGGCTCGGCAGGCTCTTCACCCTGCTCGCCGGCTCCACCTGGGACGTCACCGACCCCAACCGGCAGATCATCCTGGACAGCGTCGAGCACGCCTACGCGCCGGTCATCTACAACGGTCTGGCGATGGACAGCGTCAACGGCCGCGCGGTGAGCCGGGGTTACCTCAAGGGTGACGACGCGCACGTGATGCGCAGCGACCACTTCCACGGCAACGGGCTGATCGCCGCCATGGCCGTCATCGCGGGCGGAGCGCCGGACGAGGAGCGGCTGCGCTGGCAGGGAATGATCAAGGGCTGGATCCGGCGGAACACCGTCACGCCGCCGCTCACCGCCCCCCAGTTCGGCGTCGCGGACCTCTCCCGGCTCCAGGCGGTCGCCGATGCCCCGGTGAAGGCGGCCCCGGAACCGGTCGCGCACGCGCTGTTCGCGTCCATGGACCGGGCCGTCCACCGCCGCCCCGGCTGGGCCGCGAACCTCTCGATGAGCTCCGAGCGCATCTCGTACTACGAGTGCGGCAACGGCGAGAACCCGCACGGCTGGCACACCGGCGCCGGAATGCTCTACTGGTGGCCGGGGGAGCAGGCCAACGACCAGTACACGGACTGGTTCTGGCCGACCGTCGACCCGTACCGGATGCCCGGAACGACCGTGTCCACCAAGCGACTTGCCGACAATGCGGGCGGCGAGTGGGGCGCGGCGAAGCCCGCCGTCCAGTGGGTGGGCGGTGCGAGCGACGGGGAGTTCGCCGCCGTCGGCCAGCATGTGAAGGGGCTGAACTCGACCCTCGAAGCCCGGAAGTCCTGGTTCTGCGTCGCCGACACCGTGATCTGCCTCGGGGCGGGGATCACCGCCACCGACGGCGTCCCGGTCGAGACGGTCGTCGACAACCGGAACCTCGGCGCGGGCGGCAAGGGCGCGTTCACCCTCGACGAGCGCCGCCGCCCGAAGTGGGCGCACCTCGCGGGCCACGGCGGCTGGGTCTTCCCCGGCGGCACGGACGCGCTGCACACCCTGCGCGAGGCCCGCACCGGGTCGTGGAACGACATCAACACCACCAGCTCCACCGAACAGCAGACCAGGACCTTCCAGACCCTCTGGCTGGACCACGGCAAGGACCCGTCGGACGCGTCCTACGCCTACCTGCTGATGCCCGGCGCCTCCCGCCGTACGCTCGCGGCCCGCGCGGACGACCACGGCTGGCTGGAGGTACTCGCCAATACGGCCGCGCGGCAGGCCGTCGCGGTACGCTCGCTCGGACTGACCGCCGCGAACTTCTGGCAGGCGGGTACGGTGGGCCCGCTGACCGCCTCCGCCCCGGCGAGCGTCCTGGTGCGGCGCAAGCAGCGCACCGCGACCCTGCACATCAGTGAGCCGCCGCGCACCGGACAGCCGGTGGAAATCACCTGGAAGCAGCCGGTACGCCGGGTGACCGCGGCCGACCCCTCGGTGCAGGTACTGTCCACCGGGCGCTCGCTGCGGCTGCGGATCACCCCCGGCACGGTGGGGGCGACGCACACCTGTCAGGTGACGCTCGGCTGA
- a CDS encoding acyl-CoA carboxylase subunit epsilon: protein MSTPTAAASLLRVEKGHAEPEELAAITAILLARAGTQPAAPAHVSRSTAGWRRLERTPGFRAPHSWQG from the coding sequence TTGAGTACTCCCACCGCCGCCGCATCGCTGCTCCGGGTCGAGAAGGGGCACGCGGAGCCGGAGGAGCTGGCCGCGATCACCGCGATCCTGCTGGCCCGCGCCGGTACGCAGCCCGCGGCCCCGGCCCACGTGAGCCGCTCCACGGCCGGCTGGCGCCGCCTGGAGCGCACGCCGGGATTCCGCGCGCCGCACTCCTGGCAGGGCTGA